One genomic window of Manihot esculenta cultivar AM560-2 chromosome 16, M.esculenta_v8, whole genome shotgun sequence includes the following:
- the LOC110604247 gene encoding metal tolerance protein 9 — protein MVTSPRTDSFDYRTELLSPPPPGEGVPAVEGIPSWRINMDKIQLPEKRVETHRFGLTHVFRTKRQRQIAEYYNRQEKLLESFNEVDSFSELGILPDALTKKEEKEVERNEKLAIYASNIANMVLFVAKVYASVESKSMAVIASTVDSLLDLLSGFILWFTDYAMRTPNHYRYPIGKQRMQPVGIVVFASVMATLGLQILFESGRQLITKAQPERDPNKEKWMIGIMVSVTVVKLFLTVYCRRFKNEIVRAYAKDHLFDVVTNSIGLAAAVLAIKFYWWIDPLGAILIALYTIKNWSGTVMENVWSLIGRTAPPEYLAKLTYLIWNHDEKIKNIDTIRAYTIGCHYFVEADIVLPEDMSLCHAHNIGEKLQEKLEQLPEVERAFVHVDFESTHYPEHKPKRTN, from the exons atggtGACTAGTCCTCGAACGGATTCGTTTGATTATCGGACGGAGCTTCTATCACCACCTCCACCGGGGGAAGGGGTGCCGGCGGTGGAAGGCATACCATCATGGAGAATTAATATGGATAAAATTCAATTGCCGGAAAAACGTGTCGAAACTCATCGTTTTGGCCTTACACATGTTTTCAGAAcga AGAGACAAAGACAAATTGCAGAATACTACAACAGGCAGGAAAAGCTTCTTGAATCGTTCAATGAAGTGGACTCCTTCTCTGAGCTTGGAATTTTGCCTGACGCTTTGACAAAG aaagaagaaaaagaagtagAAAGGAACGAGAAGTTAGCAATCTACGCGTCAAACATAGCAAATATGGTACTTTTCGTGGCAAAGGTATATGCTTCAGTTGAGAGTAAATCAATGGCAGTGATAGCATCAACAGTGGACTCTCTCCTAGATCTCTTGTCTGGTTTTATCCTCTGGTTTACTGATTATGCTATGAGAACTCCCAATCACTATAGATATCCCATTGGCAAGCAAAGGATGCAACCTGTG GGAATAGTGGTATTTGCATCAGTAATGGCAACTCTAGGGTTACAGATATTATTTGAATCAGGAAGGCAACTGATCACCAAG GCTCAGCCAGAAAGGGATCCTAACAAAGAGAAATGGATGATTGGGATAATGGTTTCAGTTACGGTAGTGAAGCTATTTCTGACAGTATATTGTCGGAGATTCAAAAATGAAATAGTAAGAGCATATGCTAAGGATCATCTCTTTGACGTGGTTACCAACTCCATTGGCCTTGCCGCTGCCGTTTTAGCTATCAAATTCTATTGGTGGATTGATCCACTTGGAGCTATACTT ATAGCTTTATACACAATAAAAAATTGGTCGGGTACTGTCATGGAGAACGTATGGTCATTGATAGGAAGAACAGCTCCGCCGGAGTATTTAGCAAAGCTGACATACCTTATTTGGAATCACGATGAGAAGATAAAGAACATAGACACCATTAGAGCATACACAATTGGATGTCATTATTTTGTGGAAGCAGATATTGTCTTGCCTGAAGATATGTCTCTTTGTCATGCACATAACATTGGAGAAAAACTTCAAGAAAAGCTTGAACAGCTTCCTGAGGTCGAACGAGCTTTTGTTCATGTGGATTTTGAATCAACTCATTATCCGGAACATAAACCCAAGAGAACTAATTAA